From a single Alkalihalophilus pseudofirmus genomic region:
- a CDS encoding enoyl-CoA hydratase has protein sequence MDSLVLLEKNEEGVALLTLNRPNAANALSVDMLKQFHAHLDELAFDEKVRVVVITGAGEKVFCAGADLKERAGMNPTEVKRTVTLIRTLMDKVETLPQPTIAAMNGGAFGGGLELALSCDIRIAKTGALYGLTETALAIIPGAGGTQRLPRLIGIGKAKELIYSAARIDADEAKQIGLVERVEEAHTLLRSAYELAGKMASNGPIALRQAKRAIQAGMQVDLATGLEIEKLAYEQTIPTKDRLEGLQAFKEKRKPNYRGE, from the coding sequence ATGGACTCACTCGTTTTACTTGAAAAGAATGAAGAGGGCGTTGCGCTTCTGACACTAAACCGTCCGAACGCTGCAAATGCTCTTTCAGTAGACATGTTAAAGCAATTTCATGCGCATTTGGATGAATTGGCATTTGATGAGAAGGTACGAGTGGTTGTGATCACTGGTGCAGGAGAAAAAGTCTTCTGTGCAGGGGCTGACCTAAAAGAACGTGCTGGAATGAACCCAACCGAAGTAAAGCGGACAGTTACACTCATTCGCACCCTGATGGATAAAGTAGAAACACTGCCGCAGCCGACGATTGCAGCCATGAATGGGGGCGCATTTGGCGGCGGACTTGAGCTCGCATTAAGCTGTGATATCCGTATCGCTAAAACAGGCGCCTTATATGGTTTAACAGAAACAGCTTTAGCGATTATTCCCGGAGCGGGAGGAACGCAGCGTCTGCCAAGGCTGATTGGTATTGGGAAAGCAAAAGAACTGATCTACAGCGCAGCTCGAATTGATGCAGATGAGGCGAAGCAAATTGGCCTTGTCGAAAGAGTCGAAGAGGCACATACACTTTTAAGAAGTGCTTATGAGCTTGCCGGTAAGATGGCTTCAAATGGACCAATCGCGCTAAGACAGGCTAAGCGTGCCATCCAGGCTGGAATGCAGGTAGATCTTGCCACAGGACTTGAGATTGAGAAGTTAGCTTATGAACAAACGATTCCAACAAAAGACCGGCTTGAAGGTCTGCAAGCGTTTAAAGAAAAGCGCAAACCGAACTACAGAGGAGAATAG
- a CDS encoding acyl-CoA carboxylase subunit beta — protein MSFEQVLQERVEKIKKGGAEKYHASNAEKGKLFVRERLEQLFDEGVELEDGLFANCQAEGLPADGVVTAIGKIHGQTVCVMANDSTIKAGSWGARTVEKIIRIQETAEKLNVPMLYLVDSAGARITDQVEMFPGRRGAGRIFYNQVKLSGRVPQICLLFGPSAAGGAYIPAFCDIVIMVDGNASMYLGSPRMAEMVIGEKVSLEEMGGAKMHCSVSGCGDVLAKSEEEAISMAREYLSYFPANYGELPPETTPAAPKEFEKSIDEIIPKNQNAPFNMHDLIERVIDEGSFFEIKKLFAPELITGLARMDGKPVGIIANQPRAKGGVLFHDSADKAAKFINLCDAYHIPLVFLADIPGFMIGTKVERAGIIRHGAKMISAMSEATVPKISIIVRKAYGAGLYAMAGPAFEPDCCLALPNAQIAVMGPEAAVNAVYAKKISELPEEERPAFVEEKRNEYKENIDVYRLASEMVIDGIVQGNDLRKELVTRLEAYRTKELDFTHRKHPVYPV, from the coding sequence ATGTCATTTGAACAAGTATTACAAGAACGTGTTGAGAAGATCAAAAAGGGTGGGGCTGAGAAATACCACGCAAGCAATGCGGAAAAGGGTAAATTATTTGTACGAGAGCGTCTTGAGCAATTATTCGATGAAGGAGTAGAACTTGAAGATGGCTTATTTGCTAATTGCCAAGCAGAAGGTCTGCCGGCAGATGGGGTCGTTACAGCAATAGGCAAGATTCATGGACAAACGGTTTGTGTGATGGCTAATGATTCAACGATTAAAGCAGGATCTTGGGGAGCAAGGACGGTTGAGAAAATTATCCGCATTCAAGAAACGGCTGAAAAATTGAATGTACCAATGCTTTATTTAGTGGACTCAGCCGGAGCGCGTATTACAGATCAAGTAGAAATGTTCCCAGGCCGCAGAGGAGCAGGGCGCATTTTCTATAACCAGGTGAAACTATCTGGGCGTGTGCCGCAAATTTGCTTATTATTCGGCCCTTCGGCTGCTGGCGGTGCGTACATCCCTGCATTCTGTGACATTGTCATTATGGTAGACGGCAATGCCTCAATGTATCTAGGTTCTCCGCGAATGGCTGAGATGGTCATTGGGGAGAAAGTATCACTTGAGGAGATGGGCGGAGCGAAAATGCATTGCTCGGTTTCCGGGTGTGGAGATGTACTTGCAAAATCAGAAGAAGAAGCGATCTCTATGGCTCGTGAATACTTGTCCTACTTCCCAGCAAATTATGGTGAACTGCCCCCTGAGACCACACCAGCTGCGCCTAAAGAGTTTGAAAAAAGTATTGATGAAATCATTCCTAAAAATCAAAACGCGCCATTTAATATGCATGATTTAATTGAGCGTGTAATTGATGAAGGCTCTTTCTTTGAAATTAAAAAGCTTTTCGCACCGGAGCTCATCACAGGGCTTGCACGTATGGACGGGAAACCTGTAGGAATTATTGCCAATCAGCCGCGTGCCAAAGGCGGGGTGTTATTCCACGATTCTGCTGATAAAGCTGCAAAATTCATCAACTTATGTGATGCCTATCATATCCCGCTCGTTTTCTTAGCGGATATTCCAGGCTTTATGATCGGAACGAAGGTAGAGCGAGCCGGTATTATTCGCCACGGCGCTAAAATGATTTCTGCAATGTCAGAAGCAACGGTGCCAAAGATCTCGATTATTGTGAGAAAAGCATACGGTGCAGGTCTTTATGCGATGGCTGGCCCTGCATTTGAACCAGATTGCTGCTTAGCCTTGCCTAATGCTCAAATTGCTGTAATGGGACCTGAGGCGGCTGTTAATGCAGTATATGCTAAGAAAATCTCAGAGCTGCCAGAAGAGGAAAGACCAGCATTTGTTGAAGAGAAGCGTAATGAATATAAGGAAAATATTGATGTGTATCGCTTAGCTTCTGAAATGGTCATTGATGGCATCGTTCAAGGAAACGACCTGCGTAAAGAGCTCGTGACACGCCTTGAAGCCTACCGTACAAAGGAATTAGACTTCACACACCGCAAGCACCCAGTTTACCCAGTATAA
- a CDS encoding AMP-binding protein, whose protein sequence is MSETVWHPTKEYIESTRLYQWMNKLGYSDYDTFFNKTVEDVAWFWHEAEKELEIPWYEPYTKSLNDANGIEWPIWFEEGTLNASHLSIGKWAEDPSMKDKKALVWEGEDGAVRSFTYIEMQEEVDRVAGGFRKLGLKKGDVVGIYMPMLPETVIAMMAASKIGAVFAPVFSGYGAEAVATRLNAGEAKALITADGFLRRGKTVMMKEEADRAADLSPTVEKVIVISRLNADTMWNDERDVDWQEMRNSEKYEQTERMDSQEPLMLLYTSGTTGKPKGAVHTHSGFPIKAAFDAGIGMDVKREDVLFWYTDMGWMMGPFLVYGGLVNGATILLYEGTPDYPNPDRIWELVAKHNVSHLGISPTLIRSLMTQGDEWVNKHSLDTLRVVGSTGEPWNPEPWMWLFQNVGKKQIPIFNYSGGTEIAGGILGNVLVRPIGPITFNSPLPGMAADVFDPTGKPVENEVGELVIKKPWVGMTKGFWGDSERYLNTYWSRFEQTWVHGDWVIKDTEGQWTITGRSDDILNVAGKRLGPAEVESVLVGHEAVKEAGTIGIPDEVKGEAAICFAVLNQSKEPSEALKKELLSLVAEKLGKALKPKNLYFVSDLPKTRNAKVMRRAIKAAYLGLETGDLSALENPQVLREIEQVKENVNL, encoded by the coding sequence ATGAGTGAGACTGTCTGGCATCCAACGAAAGAATATATTGAGTCAACACGACTTTATCAATGGATGAACAAATTAGGATACAGCGATTATGATACGTTTTTCAATAAAACGGTTGAAGACGTAGCATGGTTTTGGCATGAAGCAGAAAAAGAATTAGAAATTCCTTGGTATGAGCCCTATACCAAATCATTGAATGATGCAAACGGCATAGAATGGCCGATTTGGTTTGAAGAAGGTACCTTAAATGCATCTCATCTCTCCATTGGAAAATGGGCAGAAGATCCTTCCATGAAAGATAAAAAAGCGCTTGTTTGGGAAGGCGAAGACGGGGCAGTTAGATCCTTTACATATATAGAAATGCAAGAGGAAGTGGACCGTGTAGCAGGAGGCTTCCGCAAGCTGGGCCTGAAAAAGGGCGATGTTGTTGGAATCTATATGCCTATGCTGCCAGAAACGGTGATTGCGATGATGGCTGCTTCAAAGATTGGTGCAGTGTTCGCCCCGGTATTTTCAGGCTATGGCGCAGAAGCAGTGGCAACTAGGCTTAATGCGGGAGAGGCTAAAGCTCTTATTACAGCAGATGGATTTTTAAGACGTGGGAAGACTGTGATGATGAAGGAAGAAGCTGACCGTGCGGCTGACTTATCTCCCACCGTGGAAAAAGTGATCGTCATCAGCCGTCTGAATGCCGATACTATGTGGAATGATGAACGGGATGTTGATTGGCAGGAAATGCGTAACTCTGAGAAATATGAGCAGACAGAACGGATGGACAGCCAAGAACCTCTTATGCTTTTATATACGTCAGGGACAACCGGTAAGCCAAAAGGGGCAGTGCATACACATAGCGGCTTCCCGATTAAAGCGGCATTTGACGCTGGAATTGGGATGGATGTAAAAAGAGAAGATGTTCTTTTCTGGTATACCGATATGGGCTGGATGATGGGACCTTTTCTTGTTTACGGTGGTTTAGTTAATGGAGCTACAATTCTGTTATATGAAGGTACACCTGATTACCCAAATCCCGACCGTATATGGGAACTTGTGGCGAAGCATAACGTCAGCCATCTTGGTATTTCACCTACGTTAATACGATCTTTAATGACGCAAGGCGACGAGTGGGTCAATAAGCATTCCTTAGATACACTGCGTGTAGTAGGATCAACAGGTGAACCGTGGAATCCTGAGCCGTGGATGTGGCTTTTTCAGAATGTCGGTAAAAAACAAATCCCTATTTTTAATTATTCTGGCGGCACAGAAATTGCCGGTGGGATCTTAGGGAATGTACTCGTCAGACCAATAGGACCAATCACTTTTAACTCTCCGTTACCCGGAATGGCAGCAGATGTATTTGACCCAACCGGAAAGCCTGTTGAAAATGAAGTAGGCGAACTCGTAATTAAAAAGCCGTGGGTAGGGATGACAAAGGGATTCTGGGGTGACTCGGAACGTTATTTAAACACCTACTGGAGCCGATTCGAGCAAACGTGGGTACACGGAGACTGGGTGATTAAAGATACGGAGGGGCAATGGACGATTACCGGCCGATCGGATGATATTTTAAATGTTGCCGGCAAACGCTTAGGTCCTGCTGAAGTAGAATCAGTTCTCGTCGGTCATGAGGCAGTGAAGGAAGCAGGTACAATCGGAATTCCTGATGAAGTAAAAGGAGAAGCTGCGATTTGCTTTGCTGTTCTAAATCAATCAAAGGAACCTAGTGAGGCACTAAAAAAAGAGTTGTTAAGTCTAGTTGCTGAAAAGCTAGGAAAGGCGCTTAAGCCAAAAAATCTATACTTTGTCAGTGACCTGCCGAAAACAAGAAATGCAAAAGTAATGCGAAGGGCAATTAAGGCCGCTTATTTAGGATTAGAAACAGGAGATTTATCTGCTCTAGAGAATCCTCAAGTTTTACGTGAGATCGAGCAGGTAAAAGAAAATGTGAATTTATAA
- a CDS encoding alpha/beta-type small acid-soluble spore protein — translation MANNNSSNQLVVPGVQQALDQMKYEIASEFGVQLGPDATARANGSVGGEITKRLVQMAEQQMGGYQK, via the coding sequence ATGGCTAACAACAACAGCTCAAATCAACTTGTAGTACCTGGCGTACAACAAGCACTTGATCAAATGAAATATGAAATCGCTTCTGAGTTTGGTGTACAATTAGGACCTGATGCTACAGCTCGTGCTAACGGATCTGTAGGTGGTGAAATCACTAAGCGTTTAGTTCAAATGGCTGAACAACAAATGGGTGGTTACCAAAAGTAA
- a CDS encoding ABC transporter ATP-binding protein — protein MADIQLKNIYKIYDGDVTAVTDFNLDIKDKEFIVFVGPSGCGKSTTLRMIAGLEDISKGDLYIGDRRVNDVAPKDRDIAMVFQNYALYPHMNVYENMAFGLKLRKFKKDEIDRRVRDAAKILGLEAMLDRKPKAMSGGQRQRVALGRAIVRDPQVFLMDEPLSNLDAKLRVQMRAEITKLHKRLQTTTIYVTHDQTEAMTMASRIVIMKDGFIQQVGTPKDVYDNPENVFVGGFIGSPSMNFITGKIEGDYFKVGDVTVKVPAGKLSVLRDKGYMNKEIILGVRPEDIHDELLFIESSPETKLTAEIDVAELTGAETVLYSSVNGQAFVARIDSRTDIEGGQSLDLAFDMNKAHFFDAETELRIRP, from the coding sequence ATGGCAGATATTCAATTAAAAAACATATATAAAATTTATGATGGTGATGTGACTGCAGTAACTGATTTTAATCTTGACATTAAAGATAAAGAGTTTATTGTTTTTGTTGGGCCATCTGGTTGTGGTAAATCAACGACACTACGTATGATTGCAGGGCTTGAGGATATCTCAAAAGGTGATTTATACATCGGCGACCGCCGCGTTAATGATGTAGCACCAAAAGATCGTGATATTGCGATGGTATTCCAAAACTACGCTCTATACCCGCATATGAATGTATACGAAAACATGGCTTTCGGTTTAAAGCTTCGTAAATTTAAAAAAGATGAAATTGACCGTCGCGTGAGAGATGCTGCAAAAATTCTAGGCCTTGAAGCGATGTTAGATCGTAAACCAAAAGCAATGTCTGGGGGTCAGCGTCAACGTGTTGCCCTAGGCCGTGCAATCGTTCGTGATCCTCAAGTATTCTTAATGGATGAGCCATTATCAAACTTAGATGCGAAATTACGTGTACAAATGCGTGCTGAGATCACTAAACTACACAAGCGTTTGCAAACAACAACGATTTACGTAACGCACGACCAAACAGAAGCGATGACGATGGCTAGTCGCATTGTTATTATGAAAGATGGATTTATTCAGCAAGTAGGTACACCTAAAGACGTATATGATAACCCAGAGAATGTTTTCGTTGGTGGATTTATTGGTTCTCCTTCGATGAACTTTATCACTGGAAAAATTGAAGGCGATTATTTTAAAGTTGGTGATGTAACCGTTAAAGTACCAGCTGGCAAGTTGTCTGTTCTTCGTGATAAAGGATACATGAACAAAGAGATTATTTTAGGCGTTCGTCCAGAAGATATTCATGATGAACTTCTGTTTATCGAATCATCACCGGAAACAAAATTAACAGCTGAAATCGATGTAGCCGAGCTGACAGGTGCAGAAACCGTTCTTTATTCTTCTGTTAATGGCCAAGCATTTGTTGCTAGAATTGATTCACGTACAGATATAGAAGGCGGTCAGTCACTAGATCTTGCCTTTGATATGAACAAAGCTCACTTCTTTGATGCAGAAACTGAATTACGTATCCGTCCATAA
- a CDS encoding PucR family transcriptional regulator, giving the protein MNEKIKRLFEKAIVPAHITPPHPEVLWLIDDSASLLGFWRDQLNEKETALLTYFYKEYQHTPKAVTYTDKEWRAWLLESDVRQPNIERPVRLIHFHLSESIDDYEALSSTWQEAFPHVITIVWVHQQYGVVVLESIDGYGDEMDIESFAEAISMDFYLDLYTLIGIESTVENSRESFLFQHELFQYLLSKSHPKHVYKEQEVLLLYLMRNSTGKEMDRIIQRLISVELLNDKELLTTVGTYFSHNLNTTQAAKALHMHRNSLQYRIDKFVDRTGIDIKQFSDAALVYMLLLHYQHD; this is encoded by the coding sequence GTGAATGAAAAAATCAAACGATTATTTGAAAAAGCCATTGTTCCAGCCCATATCACTCCTCCACATCCAGAAGTTTTATGGCTGATTGATGATTCAGCTTCCCTTCTTGGTTTTTGGCGGGATCAGTTAAATGAAAAAGAGACAGCATTATTAACGTATTTTTATAAAGAGTATCAGCACACCCCAAAAGCCGTCACATATACAGACAAAGAATGGCGGGCGTGGCTGCTTGAATCAGATGTGAGGCAGCCAAACATAGAGAGGCCTGTCCGGCTTATTCATTTTCATTTAAGCGAATCAATTGATGATTACGAAGCCCTTAGCTCTACCTGGCAGGAGGCATTTCCGCATGTAATAACGATAGTCTGGGTGCATCAACAATATGGAGTCGTTGTATTAGAGTCAATAGATGGATACGGGGATGAGATGGATATAGAGAGCTTTGCTGAAGCGATCTCAATGGATTTTTATCTTGATTTATATACCTTGATTGGGATTGAATCCACAGTCGAGAATTCTAGGGAGTCCTTCTTATTTCAACATGAGCTATTTCAATACCTTTTATCTAAAAGCCACCCTAAACACGTTTATAAAGAACAAGAGGTGCTGCTTTTGTATTTAATGAGGAATTCAACTGGTAAGGAAATGGATCGTATCATCCAACGCTTGATTTCTGTGGAACTGCTTAATGATAAGGAGCTGCTTACAACGGTTGGGACGTACTTCAGCCATAATCTTAATACTACACAAGCAGCGAAAGCCTTACATATGCACAGAAATAGTTTGCAATACCGGATTGATAAATTTGTAGATCGGACTGGTATTGATATAAAACAATTCTCAGATGCAGCTCTCGTCTATATGCTTCTCCTTCATTATCAACATGATTAA
- a CDS encoding YheE family protein, protein MISHFQWKELRNNLVRREWAFSFFYAGSYLTGTYHKDGSIDWNHPVPTEDKKKELEPKVHDLMLYHVYEEH, encoded by the coding sequence TTGATTTCTCATTTTCAATGGAAGGAACTTCGAAATAATTTAGTACGCAGAGAATGGGCCTTTTCTTTTTTTTACGCGGGATCGTACTTAACTGGTACGTACCATAAGGATGGCTCAATTGATTGGAATCATCCAGTGCCAACTGAGGACAAGAAAAAGGAGCTTGAACCCAAAGTCCATGACTTGATGTTATATCATGTATACGAAGAGCATTAA
- a CDS encoding DUF445 domain-containing protein has protein sequence MDTAWFIGFMVIIGAVIGGATNSLAIKMLFRPYTEKRIGKWRVPFTPGLIPKRHQELATQLGHMVVHYLLTAEGLGKKLKSTAFVKAMNDWLSTELLKLLRSELTIGELLEDKLGVKEPKQTLLQKTEGLIEKSYDRFFQENRYKQISEVLPRGVNEKIDHSVPVIADFLLERGQALFSSEEGKERLSKMIDRFLLNKGTLGNMISMFLGNERLVDKLQPELMKFMRDDGTKRMVEEILEKEWAKLKQKDVSLIEDQLNKEDIIEYMTTALEKNVPFYQWVDQPLCDWSEPFEDTLVTNWVPKLVDAVSDLLALHLEGLLEKLNLEDIVREQVEAFSVERLEELVLTISKREFKMITYLGALLGGMIGFIQGLFVLFIG, from the coding sequence TTGGATACAGCATGGTTTATTGGATTTATGGTAATCATAGGAGCCGTTATTGGCGGTGCAACAAATTCACTTGCTATTAAAATGTTATTTAGACCTTATACTGAAAAAAGAATTGGGAAGTGGAGAGTTCCTTTTACTCCAGGACTCATTCCGAAACGCCATCAAGAGCTAGCAACACAGCTTGGCCACATGGTTGTACATTATTTACTCACAGCAGAAGGATTAGGTAAGAAACTAAAGAGTACAGCGTTTGTAAAAGCGATGAATGACTGGTTATCGACGGAACTGTTGAAGCTGCTTAGAAGTGAACTAACGATAGGAGAGCTTCTAGAAGATAAACTTGGTGTGAAAGAGCCGAAACAGACACTGCTTCAAAAAACGGAAGGCTTGATTGAAAAAAGCTATGATCGTTTCTTTCAAGAGAACCGTTATAAGCAGATCAGTGAGGTGCTTCCAAGAGGGGTTAATGAAAAAATTGACCATAGTGTACCCGTAATTGCGGACTTCTTGTTAGAGAGAGGACAAGCTCTTTTTAGCAGTGAAGAAGGCAAGGAGCGTCTAAGCAAGATGATTGACCGTTTTCTTTTAAATAAGGGGACATTAGGAAATATGATTTCAATGTTTCTTGGCAATGAGAGGCTCGTTGATAAGCTCCAGCCTGAACTAATGAAGTTTATGCGAGATGATGGTACAAAGAGAATGGTTGAAGAGATTTTAGAAAAAGAGTGGGCGAAACTAAAACAAAAAGATGTATCACTCATAGAAGATCAACTAAACAAAGAAGATATTATTGAGTATATGACGACCGCTTTAGAGAAAAATGTCCCGTTTTATCAATGGGTAGACCAGCCGCTTTGTGACTGGAGTGAACCATTTGAAGACACGTTAGTTACCAATTGGGTGCCAAAGCTTGTCGATGCTGTTTCTGATTTATTAGCCCTGCACCTTGAAGGACTGTTAGAAAAGCTGAATTTAGAGGATATCGTTCGTGAGCAGGTTGAGGCATTCTCTGTAGAACGTTTAGAGGAACTGGTATTAACGATCTCTAAACGGGAATTTAAAATGATCACCTATCTTGG